In Sphingomonas sp. M1-B02, the sequence CACAACATTGGATAAATGCCAGTTAACCACCGAAAGGCAAAGATATCCTTACGTCCGGCGCGATCGGCCCAGCCTTGGGCGCGAACTGCGTTAACTCCTTCTTATCCCCCCTCATGCCAATTGAGAGGCTGCACTTATCGAAGTCGAGGGGGTTCATGCGCGTTCTGGCGATGGCATCGCAGAAAGGTGGTTCGGGAAAGACCACGCTGTCCGGGCACCTTGCGGTGCAGGCACAGCTGGCCGGTCACGGTCCCGTCGTTCTGATCGATATCGATCCGCAGGGATCACTTTCCGACTGGTGGAACGAGCGCTCGACCGAGCTGCCTGCTTTTGCGCAGACTACGGTAGCGCGGCTTGCGTCGGATCTCGAGATACTGCGCCAGCAGGGCTTCAAGCTTGCCGTGATCGACACACCGCCGGCGATCACCATGGCGATCCAGAGCGTGATCCAGGTCGCCGAGCTGATCGTCATTCCGACTCGCCCAAGCCCGCACGACTTGCGCGCGGTGGGCGCCACGGTCGATCTGTGCGATCGCGCCGGCAAGCCCCTGATCTTCGTCGTCAATGCCGCGACGCCCAAGGCGCGGATCACCTCCGAGGCAGCGGTCGCGCTGTCGCAGCACGGCACGGTGGCGCCGATCACGATCCACCACCGCACCGATTTCGCCTCGTCGATGATCGACGGGCGGACGGTGATGGAAGTCGATCCCAAGAGCCGCTCGGCGGGCGAAGTCGTCGCCTTGTGGTCCTATATCTGCGATCGTCTCGAGAAGAATTTCCGCCGTACCGTTTTCACCACCCCCACCGTCGGCGCACATTTCGGCGCGGTGCGTCCCTCGGGCGGCTTCGGCCGCCGTGTGGTGAGCTGAGCCATGGCGATGATCGGTAATTCCAAACCCGCCGCGTCGCTCTCCTCCGGCCTGCTTGCCCGCAAGGGCCATGCTCGCCCGGCGATGCGCCCGCAGGGCTTCGTCGGGCTGACGCCGTTGGCGCACGAGGATCTCGGCTGGAACGACATGGGTGACGAAGCGCCCTATGTGGCGCCGGCGCCGGTCGACATGCCCGTGGAGGCGCCCAAGCCTGCGGTGCTCCGCCAGCGCGAGGCGCTCGACGAACAGATAGCGAAGGTTGAGGCGGCAGCTGCCGTCACGCCCGAGCCTGCCAAGGTCGAATCCGTCAAGCCGGCCAGCGCGCCGCTCGCGAAGAAGAGCAAGGCGGCGTTCACGCTGCGGCTCGACGCCGAGCGTCATTTGCGGCTGCGGCTGGCATCGGCGGTGACGCACCGTTCGGCACAGATGCTCGTGACTCAGGCGCTCGACGCCTTTCTGGAATCGCTCGCCGAGGTCGAGGCGCTCGCGCGCCAGATCGACCCGGCCAAGGATCGTGGGTGAAGGATAGCACCATGAAGAACCGCAACATGCTCAAATTCGGCCTGACGGCGCTGATGTTCGGTGGCCTCGCAGTCTCCGGCGTTGCGACGCAGGGCTTTTCGGTCTCGGCATTCGCCGCGGCAAGCCCGAGCGCCAAGAAGGCGGCGTCCGAGGCCAAGAATGCACGCAAGGCGCTGGCGAAGCGCAATGCCGTGAAGGCCGTGCAGCACGCCGAAGCCGCAGTGGCCAACGATCCGCTGAATGCCGACTATCGCGCGCTGCTGGGCCAGGCCTATCTGCTCGCCGGACGCTTCGCCTCCGCGACGCAGGCGCTGAGCGAATCGCTGACCCTCAATCCCG encodes:
- a CDS encoding ParA family protein is translated as MRVLAMASQKGGSGKTTLSGHLAVQAQLAGHGPVVLIDIDPQGSLSDWWNERSTELPAFAQTTVARLASDLEILRQQGFKLAVIDTPPAITMAIQSVIQVAELIVIPTRPSPHDLRAVGATVDLCDRAGKPLIFVVNAATPKARITSEAAVALSQHGTVAPITIHHRTDFASSMIDGRTVMEVDPKSRSAGEVVALWSYICDRLEKNFRRTVFTTPTVGAHFGAVRPSGGFGRRVVS